In one window of Nakamurella sp. PAMC28650 DNA:
- a CDS encoding S8 family serine peptidase, producing the protein MSTAYRTCGVIVHPADPDVARRVQSAVAEVATRRDWTVTGDRSGVALAPGSTSVEPVDSWAMVAELRRHPDPEVAVGVGLDHLMTTAEQLGGNPFAIGHGRTGLDHYGDSGYAGRGPVNFVVAAPAPPSAGRRPRVVVLDTGIGVHPWFAARPAQTTIAMADGRTIGPQIDPGSIKGLDADGSGQVANALLGTLASHSGHGTFIAGLLRQSCPEADIVALAVMGADGIVAESTLTDALTLIADHQREHPGWADALVLSLGYYAETGADLVYNTSLKRILLELGRLNITVFCAAGNDATARPSYPAAFAVDPSFADVDVMPLVSVAALNPDGTVALFSNDGPWVIAEAPGVNLVSTAPVGSDGSDRASARTVTPPGRIRSGVDPDDFVSGFASWSGTSFAAPVLAGRYLRAVADAGFPPIPQRRALVPIGRGRPRPRQE; encoded by the coding sequence ATGTCCACCGCGTACCGCACCTGCGGTGTGATCGTGCACCCGGCCGATCCGGACGTGGCGCGGCGCGTCCAGTCGGCGGTGGCCGAGGTGGCCACCCGCCGCGACTGGACCGTCACGGGCGACAGGTCCGGCGTGGCCCTGGCGCCCGGCTCGACCTCGGTCGAACCGGTCGACTCCTGGGCGATGGTCGCCGAACTGCGTCGTCATCCCGATCCGGAGGTCGCCGTCGGCGTCGGGCTCGACCACCTGATGACCACCGCGGAGCAACTCGGTGGCAATCCGTTTGCGATCGGGCACGGACGGACCGGGCTCGATCACTACGGCGATTCCGGGTACGCCGGTCGGGGGCCGGTCAACTTCGTCGTTGCGGCGCCCGCCCCGCCCTCCGCCGGCCGGCGGCCGCGCGTGGTGGTGCTGGACACCGGCATCGGAGTGCACCCCTGGTTCGCCGCCCGGCCGGCGCAGACCACCATCGCGATGGCGGACGGACGGACGATCGGGCCGCAGATCGATCCAGGCTCGATCAAGGGACTGGATGCGGACGGGTCCGGCCAGGTGGCGAACGCTCTCCTGGGCACCCTGGCCAGCCACTCCGGCCATGGCACGTTCATCGCGGGGTTGCTGCGTCAGTCGTGCCCGGAGGCCGACATCGTGGCGCTGGCCGTGATGGGCGCCGACGGGATCGTCGCGGAATCCACCCTGACCGACGCCCTGACCCTGATCGCCGACCACCAGCGCGAGCATCCGGGTTGGGCCGACGCGCTCGTCCTTTCCCTCGGCTACTACGCCGAGACCGGCGCGGACCTGGTCTACAACACCTCGCTCAAGCGCATCCTGCTGGAACTGGGACGGCTGAACATCACGGTGTTCTGCGCGGCTGGGAACGATGCAACGGCGCGGCCCTCCTATCCAGCGGCGTTCGCGGTCGACCCGAGCTTCGCCGACGTCGACGTCATGCCGCTGGTCTCGGTGGCGGCGCTGAATCCGGACGGGACGGTGGCCCTGTTCTCCAACGACGGCCCGTGGGTGATCGCCGAGGCGCCGGGCGTCAACCTGGTGTCGACCGCGCCCGTCGGCAGCGACGGTTCGGACCGCGCATCCGCCCGTACGGTGACGCCGCCCGGCCGCATCCGAAGTGGCGTGGATCCGGATGATTTCGTCTCGGGGTTCGCCTCCTGGAGCGGGACGTCGTTCGCTGCGCCGGTGCTGGCCGGGCGGTACCTGCGCGCCGTGGCCGATGCCGGTTTCCCACCGATCCCACAGCGACGGGCACTCGTTCCGATCGGACGGGGACGTCCCCGTCCGCGGCAGGAGTAA
- a CDS encoding TetR/AcrR family transcriptional regulator, translated as MTNPPKGSARAQHRRAEILQAAHEVFTSRGFRNGSLGEIAERVGITHQGVLHYFGSKEALLVEVLRDRDLGDRHEFREGRRPVGVAFVDHLITTVTLNTRRSAIVQAYTVLSAESVTEGHPAQAWFRDRFAALRIEVGDALRSICGPEPVVPEQELKDAASAVIAVMDGLQVQWLLDPAAVDMPRTVRAMIDALLAGWGRPPLSGVP; from the coding sequence ATGACGAACCCGCCCAAGGGGAGCGCCCGGGCGCAGCACCGGCGGGCCGAGATCCTGCAGGCGGCGCACGAGGTGTTCACCAGCCGGGGTTTCCGGAACGGGTCGCTCGGCGAGATCGCCGAGCGGGTCGGCATCACCCACCAGGGCGTACTGCACTACTTCGGCAGCAAGGAGGCGCTGCTGGTGGAGGTGCTGCGGGACCGGGACCTGGGGGACCGGCACGAGTTCCGGGAAGGTCGCCGACCGGTCGGCGTTGCGTTCGTCGACCATCTGATCACCACCGTGACGCTGAACACCCGCCGGTCCGCGATCGTGCAGGCCTACACGGTGCTCTCGGCCGAATCGGTGACCGAGGGGCATCCGGCCCAGGCGTGGTTCCGTGACCGCTTCGCCGCGTTGCGGATCGAGGTCGGCGATGCCCTGCGGTCGATCTGCGGCCCGGAACCCGTTGTCCCCGAACAGGAACTGAAGGATGCGGCCAGCGCCGTGATCGCGGTGATGGACGGTCTGCAGGTCCAGTGGCTACTGGATCCCGCGGCCGTCGACATGCCCCGGACCGTCCGGGCGATGATCGATGCGCTGCTGGCCGGTTGGGGCCGACCACCGCTGTCGGGCGTGCCCTGA
- the dop gene encoding depupylase/deamidase Dop has translation MRRIMGTEVEYGISVPGEPGVNPVISSTQIVLAYAASVAAPRARRPRWDYEVESPLRDARGYDLSSLFGINEPDIDDIGAANVILSDGARLYVDHAHPEYSGPEVTNPLDAVLFDKAGERVMEQAAILAAAVPGAKPVQLYKNNTDGKGASYGTHENYLCRRDTPFPSLIAGLLPFFASRQVFAGAGRVGIGAAGATPGFQLAQRSDYIEVEVGLETTLKRGLINTRDEPHADADRYRRLHVIIGDANLSETAIYLKVGTTALVLSMIEAGWPMPLELEHSVSAVHQISHDPTLKTTVKLADGRSFTGVDVQRAYLDAAQAFVAETYGADVDSDTVDVLATWTDVLDKLADDPMRLADTLDWPAKLRLLEGFRSRDGLAWGAPRLALVDLQYADVRMDRGLYNRLVSRGAMKRLLTDDAILLAMTTPPEDTRAYFRGRCVSKYPDRLAAASWDSVIFDVGRESLVRIPTMDPLRGTKAHVGALLDASADAGELVDALTRRT, from the coding sequence GTGCGCCGCATCATGGGAACCGAGGTCGAGTACGGAATTTCGGTTCCGGGAGAACCCGGTGTCAACCCGGTGATCTCCTCGACCCAGATCGTGCTCGCCTATGCAGCCTCGGTCGCCGCCCCGCGAGCCCGCCGCCCGCGGTGGGACTACGAGGTCGAGTCACCGCTGCGCGATGCCAGGGGTTACGACCTCTCCTCGCTGTTCGGGATCAACGAGCCGGACATCGACGACATCGGAGCGGCGAACGTCATCCTGTCCGACGGGGCCCGCCTGTACGTCGACCACGCCCACCCCGAGTACTCCGGGCCCGAGGTGACCAATCCGCTCGATGCCGTGCTGTTCGACAAGGCGGGGGAGCGGGTGATGGAGCAGGCCGCGATCCTGGCCGCCGCGGTCCCGGGGGCCAAGCCGGTCCAGTTGTACAAGAACAACACCGACGGCAAGGGCGCCTCCTACGGCACCCACGAGAACTACCTCTGCCGTCGGGACACGCCGTTCCCCTCGTTGATCGCGGGGCTGCTGCCGTTCTTCGCCTCCCGTCAGGTGTTCGCCGGCGCCGGTCGGGTGGGCATCGGGGCGGCCGGCGCGACCCCGGGATTCCAGCTGGCGCAGCGCAGCGACTACATCGAGGTCGAGGTCGGCCTGGAGACCACGCTCAAGCGAGGCCTGATCAACACGCGCGACGAGCCGCACGCCGACGCCGACCGCTACCGGCGGCTGCACGTCATCATCGGCGACGCGAACCTGAGCGAGACGGCCATCTACCTCAAGGTCGGGACCACGGCGCTGGTGCTGTCGATGATCGAGGCGGGCTGGCCGATGCCGCTCGAACTGGAGCACTCCGTCTCTGCGGTCCACCAGATCTCGCACGACCCGACCCTGAAGACCACGGTGAAGCTGGCCGACGGACGGTCGTTCACCGGGGTGGACGTCCAGCGCGCCTACCTCGACGCGGCCCAGGCCTTCGTCGCCGAAACCTACGGTGCGGACGTGGATTCCGACACCGTCGATGTCCTGGCCACCTGGACCGACGTCCTGGACAAGCTCGCCGATGATCCGATGCGGCTGGCCGACACCCTGGACTGGCCGGCGAAGCTCCGCCTGCTGGAAGGGTTCCGCAGCCGCGACGGCCTGGCCTGGGGGGCGCCGCGGCTGGCGCTGGTGGATCTGCAGTACGCGGACGTCCGGATGGACCGCGGGCTCTACAACCGGCTCGTGTCCCGCGGCGCCATGAAGCGCCTGCTGACCGATGACGCGATCCTGCTCGCCATGACGACTCCGCCGGAGGACACCAGGGCCTACTTCCGGGGACGCTGCGTTTCCAAGTACCCGGACCGGCTGGCCGCGGCGTCCTGGGATTCGGTGATCTTCGACGTCGGCCGGGAGTCCTTGGTCCGGATCCCGACGATGGATCCACTGCGCGGCACCAAGGCCCACGTCGGGGCGCTGCTCGATGCCTCGGCGGACGCCGGCGAGCTGGTCGACGCGCTCACCAGGCGCACCTGA
- the prcB gene encoding proteasome subunit beta → MSDRDPASNWPIAAVPAAYLTPGPGSFTEFLARAEPHLLPGHRMQGVVDQVPHGTTIVALTCGEGVVLAGDRRATMGNLIAQRDIEKVFVADSHSAVGIAGTAGLAIEMVRLFKLELEHYEKIEGVRLSLDGKANRLSSMIRGNLGAALQGLAVVPLFAGFDIDRVPTSEGGRIFSYDITGGRYEEHDFYAVGSGSMFARSALKKRFERGADLSVAVKAAVEALYDAADDDSATGGPDMTRKIYPVVIVVTATGARRLTDDEVGEVAGQVVAGRMINPGG, encoded by the coding sequence GTGAGCGATCGTGATCCCGCGTCGAACTGGCCCATCGCCGCAGTTCCCGCCGCATACCTGACGCCCGGTCCCGGATCCTTCACGGAGTTCCTGGCCAGGGCCGAACCGCACCTGCTGCCCGGCCACCGCATGCAGGGCGTCGTCGACCAGGTGCCGCACGGCACCACCATCGTCGCCCTGACGTGCGGGGAGGGCGTCGTCCTGGCCGGCGATCGACGGGCCACCATGGGCAACCTGATCGCCCAGCGCGACATCGAGAAGGTCTTCGTGGCCGACTCGCACTCCGCGGTCGGCATCGCCGGGACGGCCGGTCTCGCGATCGAGATGGTGCGGCTGTTCAAGCTCGAACTCGAGCACTACGAGAAGATCGAAGGGGTCCGGCTGTCGTTGGACGGCAAGGCGAACCGACTCTCGTCGATGATCAGGGGCAACCTGGGCGCCGCCCTGCAGGGTCTGGCCGTTGTCCCGCTGTTCGCGGGCTTCGATATCGACCGGGTACCGACGTCCGAAGGTGGACGCATCTTCTCCTACGACATCACCGGTGGCCGCTACGAGGAACACGACTTCTACGCCGTCGGATCCGGCTCGATGTTCGCCAGATCGGCCCTCAAGAAGCGGTTCGAGCGCGGCGCGGATCTGTCCGTCGCGGTGAAGGCGGCGGTGGAGGCCCTCTACGACGCAGCGGACGACGACAGCGCCACCGGCGGGCCGGACATGACGCGCAAGATCTACCCGGTGGTCATCGTGGTGACGGCGACCGGCGCACGGCGACTGACCGACGACGAGGTCGGTGAGGTGGCCGGCCAGGTGGTCGCCGGACGGATGATCAACCCCGGCGGCTGA
- the prcA gene encoding proteasome subunit alpha, with translation MTMPVYASPEQFMRDRSEYARKGIGRGRSVVVTTYSGGVLFVAENHSPTLHKVSEIYDRIGLAAVGRYNEFENLRTAGIRLADVRGYSYDRRDVTARWLANAYAQTLGSIFSEQQKPYEVELCVAEVARSVGEPVPAPGETRLGAPGQRDQLYRISYDGSIMEETRYVVMGGATEPVAAAMETQFVRGWDLATALHAAVSSLGAGGEGAPRTLESAQLEVAVLERTVPDRTFRRLERELLDELLVPVVTAADGEPGAGGPPGADQGAAPEVDSEGIDAAPDA, from the coding sequence GTGACGATGCCCGTCTACGCCTCACCAGAACAGTTCATGCGGGACCGGTCCGAATACGCCCGCAAGGGCATCGGCCGGGGCCGGAGCGTGGTGGTGACCACGTATTCCGGTGGTGTCCTGTTCGTCGCCGAGAACCACTCGCCGACCCTGCACAAGGTCAGCGAGATCTACGACCGCATCGGGTTGGCCGCCGTCGGTCGCTACAACGAGTTCGAGAACCTGCGCACCGCCGGGATCCGCCTCGCCGACGTGCGCGGGTACTCCTACGACCGGCGGGACGTCACCGCCCGCTGGTTGGCCAACGCCTACGCGCAGACGTTGGGGTCGATCTTCTCGGAGCAGCAGAAGCCCTACGAGGTGGAGTTGTGCGTGGCCGAGGTGGCCAGGTCCGTCGGCGAGCCGGTCCCGGCACCTGGCGAGACCCGGCTCGGTGCCCCCGGGCAGCGGGACCAGCTCTACCGGATCTCCTACGACGGTTCGATCATGGAGGAGACCCGCTACGTGGTGATGGGCGGTGCCACCGAGCCGGTCGCCGCTGCGATGGAGACCCAGTTCGTCCGCGGATGGGACCTGGCCACTGCTCTGCACGCCGCCGTGAGCTCGCTGGGCGCAGGCGGCGAGGGTGCACCCCGTACGTTGGAGTCCGCGCAACTGGAGGTGGCGGTGCTGGAGCGCACCGTCCCCGATCGCACCTTCCGGCGGCTGGAGCGCGAACTGCTGGACGAGCTGCTGGTCCCCGTCGTCACTGCCGCCGACGGTGAACCGGGTGCCGGGGGTCCGCCCGGCGCTGACCAGGGAGCAGCGCCGGAGGTCGATTCCGAAGGGATCGATGCGGCCCCGGACGCCTGA
- a CDS encoding S8 family serine peptidase, with protein sequence MTDPAAVSGPSASRDPFQRYEPRVLDPATAVRLPGGPAPTATVYRGDVLLVTASGRAGAETVIAVIEGLAAGLGLRRVGPDVFEEIDRDRDGQGRDGQGTDGADGERGDDRRPGAREAEEHNRLARLLALAEQAGTPLVVPIRFGSSADGPAPAVDVWPLLQAVRATGDDELRQRVGLDHLMFAAAGISGNPYSRGTALVGGNPYSRGTADIGGNPYSRGTAAGVRQYLQGGSGGHGPVSVVLAPPQRRSSDCRPEVVVLDTGVGEHPWFQAHPVERRLLLDNGDPIGMDVEEPWVSATDPEGAGAVPDPLTGLLDTHAGHGTFITGLLRQTCADAGITSLRIMGADGVVAEDELTGALMALAVRLDQHPASVDAVVLSLGYYVESAEDVEYSAGLKHLLIDLAGRGVVTFAAAGNDCTDRRSYPAAFADHPEFNTVGALPLLAVAALNPDGSVALFSNDADWVNGEAAGANVVSTAPVCASGAWAADTSLRGPNGERRGTIDPDQFSGGFATWSGTSFAAPVLAGRYLANLVSAGCPADVGERRALIPPRATYDDRATYGEGDHS encoded by the coding sequence GTGACCGACCCGGCCGCAGTGTCAGGGCCCAGTGCATCCCGCGATCCGTTCCAGCGGTACGAACCGCGGGTCCTCGACCCCGCGACGGCGGTCCGACTCCCCGGTGGACCCGCGCCCACCGCGACGGTCTATCGCGGCGACGTCCTGCTCGTCACGGCCTCCGGGCGTGCCGGGGCCGAGACCGTCATCGCGGTCATCGAGGGACTTGCCGCAGGTCTGGGACTCCGCCGCGTCGGCCCCGACGTCTTCGAGGAGATCGATCGGGACCGGGACGGGCAGGGCAGGGACGGGCAGGGCACGGACGGAGCGGACGGCGAACGCGGCGACGATCGCCGTCCTGGTGCCCGAGAAGCCGAGGAGCACAACAGGTTGGCGCGTCTGCTCGCGCTGGCCGAGCAGGCCGGGACGCCGCTGGTCGTGCCGATCCGGTTCGGGTCGTCGGCCGACGGTCCCGCGCCGGCCGTCGACGTCTGGCCACTGCTGCAGGCGGTCCGCGCCACGGGCGACGACGAACTCCGGCAGCGGGTCGGACTGGACCACCTGATGTTCGCGGCCGCCGGGATCTCCGGCAACCCCTACTCCCGCGGCACGGCCCTGGTCGGCGGAAATCCCTACTCCAGGGGGACCGCCGACATCGGGGGCAATCCGTACTCCCGTGGCACGGCCGCCGGCGTCAGGCAATACCTGCAGGGCGGCTCGGGCGGTCACGGACCGGTGAGCGTGGTGCTCGCCCCGCCACAACGCCGCAGCAGCGACTGCCGCCCCGAGGTGGTGGTGCTGGACACCGGTGTCGGTGAACACCCCTGGTTCCAGGCCCACCCCGTCGAACGACGACTGCTGCTCGACAACGGCGATCCCATCGGGATGGATGTCGAAGAGCCGTGGGTGTCCGCGACCGACCCGGAGGGCGCCGGGGCGGTACCCGACCCGCTGACGGGGCTGCTGGACACGCACGCCGGCCACGGCACCTTCATCACCGGGCTGCTGCGGCAGACCTGCGCGGATGCCGGGATCACGTCTCTCCGGATCATGGGTGCGGACGGCGTGGTGGCGGAGGACGAGCTGACCGGGGCGCTGATGGCGCTGGCCGTTCGGCTCGATCAGCATCCGGCATCCGTCGACGCCGTGGTCCTGTCGCTCGGCTACTACGTCGAATCGGCCGAGGACGTGGAGTACAGCGCGGGCCTGAAGCACCTGCTGATCGATCTGGCCGGGCGCGGTGTCGTCACCTTCGCCGCCGCGGGCAACGACTGCACCGACCGACGTTCCTACCCTGCGGCGTTCGCCGACCACCCCGAGTTCAACACCGTGGGTGCTTTGCCGCTGCTGGCGGTGGCCGCGCTCAATCCCGATGGCTCGGTCGCCCTGTTCTCCAACGATGCCGACTGGGTCAACGGCGAGGCCGCCGGCGCGAACGTGGTGAGCACCGCCCCGGTGTGCGCCTCGGGGGCCTGGGCTGCGGACACCTCCCTGCGTGGTCCGAACGGGGAGCGCCGGGGAACCATCGATCCCGATCAGTTCAGCGGTGGGTTCGCCACCTGGAGCGGGACGAGTTTCGCCGCCCCGGTACTGGCCGGCCGCTACCTGGCGAACCTGGTCAGCGCCGGCTGCCCCGCCGACGTCGGCGAGCGCCGTGCGCTGATCCCACCGCGCGCAACGTACGACGACCGCGCGACGTACGGAGAAGGGGACCACTCGTGA
- a CDS encoding FUSC family protein yields MDRPWTMARRTAASLRASAKVTARLREPAPLGAWRRRGLLSLLGLDAAVLMQALKIAVSAGVSWALAQRLLGSPSPIWAPITASLVALLTVRASVRDAVQRVVAVVIGMAVALWLGGLIGLHAWSISVIVVAGFLTGKILRLIPAAAAQIPINGLFILSLGAGQSVQRVYDTLIGAAVAVIVNFLIAPPNHVSAARRSVAHLADDVIDVLGEMAGGIASPWRREDAAAWLRTARGHAAGSLSAETAVEQAGESLSLLPGRAQWTGPLGRLRQAAATLRTVEIQVRVLARTLRDTADDLPSSGGRQVPLPMAADMLTRTAGAISAFADALVGSSRQPTGRGLDQQMPAAARTAIDSARERIGQISEDIRDMVAANLERALYLGTLVLETGRILDELDTGLDAAFPVATVPDAPPG; encoded by the coding sequence ATGGACAGGCCGTGGACCATGGCAAGGCGAACGGCCGCCAGCTTGCGGGCCAGCGCAAAGGTGACCGCACGGCTGCGTGAGCCGGCTCCGCTGGGAGCCTGGCGCCGGCGCGGGTTGCTGAGCCTGCTCGGTCTCGACGCAGCGGTGTTGATGCAGGCGTTGAAGATCGCGGTGTCTGCGGGCGTCAGCTGGGCTCTGGCCCAGAGACTGCTCGGGTCGCCGTCGCCGATCTGGGCGCCGATCACCGCGTCCCTGGTCGCTCTGCTGACCGTGCGGGCCTCCGTCCGGGACGCCGTCCAGCGGGTGGTCGCCGTCGTGATCGGCATGGCCGTGGCGCTCTGGCTGGGCGGTCTGATCGGGCTGCACGCCTGGTCGATCAGCGTCATCGTGGTGGCCGGGTTCCTGACCGGCAAGATCCTGCGGCTGATCCCGGCGGCGGCGGCGCAGATCCCGATCAACGGCCTGTTCATCCTGTCCCTCGGCGCCGGCCAGAGCGTCCAGCGGGTCTACGACACCCTGATCGGTGCCGCCGTCGCGGTGATCGTGAACTTCCTGATCGCCCCGCCGAACCATGTGAGTGCCGCACGCCGATCGGTGGCCCACCTCGCCGACGACGTGATCGACGTGCTCGGCGAGATGGCCGGCGGGATCGCGTCCCCCTGGCGCCGGGAGGATGCCGCCGCCTGGCTGCGCACCGCCCGCGGACACGCCGCCGGCTCGCTGTCCGCCGAGACCGCGGTCGAGCAGGCCGGCGAGTCCCTCTCGCTGCTGCCCGGACGAGCCCAGTGGACCGGCCCGCTGGGCCGGCTCCGGCAGGCCGCGGCCACCCTGCGGACGGTCGAGATCCAGGTCCGCGTACTGGCCCGCACCCTCCGCGACACCGCAGACGATCTGCCGAGCAGCGGTGGACGCCAGGTCCCGCTGCCGATGGCCGCCGACATGCTGACGCGGACGGCGGGGGCGATCAGCGCGTTCGCCGACGCGCTGGTCGGGTCGTCGCGGCAGCCGACCGGCCGCGGGCTGGATCAGCAGATGCCCGCGGCGGCCAGGACCGCCATCGACAGTGCCCGGGAACGGATCGGGCAGATCTCCGAGGACATCCGGGACATGGTCGCGGCCAACCTCGAGCGCGCGCTGTACCTGGGCACGCTCGTGTTGGAGACGGGCCGGATCCTGGACGAACTCGACACCGGACTCGACGCCGCGTTCCCCGTCGCGACGGTTCCGGACGCACCGCCGGGTTGA
- a CDS encoding carboxypeptidase regulatory-like domain-containing protein — MSDQNRSAAEGDDRRRSQMDQRDLDILGDLVDVYDALDPMPPMLPEVVLFGLEISDLDAEIARLVDSEMSLAGASGTRSVEHAKRVTFSSDNLTVMISVQAQPDNALRLDGWAAPGGRLHAELRIDGATMTAECDETGRFVFESVPSGSVQLVLHPTDDSDPTIRIPVVTPALHL; from the coding sequence ATGAGCGATCAGAACCGCAGTGCTGCGGAGGGCGACGACCGGAGGAGGAGTCAGATGGATCAACGGGATCTCGACATCCTCGGCGACCTCGTCGATGTCTACGACGCGCTGGACCCGATGCCGCCGATGCTGCCCGAGGTGGTGCTCTTCGGTCTGGAGATCAGCGATCTGGACGCCGAGATCGCTCGCCTGGTCGACTCCGAGATGAGTCTGGCCGGCGCCTCTGGTACCCGTTCGGTGGAGCACGCCAAGCGGGTTACGTTCTCGAGCGACAACCTGACCGTGATGATCTCGGTGCAGGCGCAACCGGACAACGCCCTTCGGCTCGACGGCTGGGCCGCACCCGGTGGCCGGTTGCACGCCGAGTTGCGCATCGACGGGGCGACGATGACCGCGGAGTGCGACGAGACCGGTCGGTTCGTGTTCGAGTCGGTGCCCTCCGGCTCCGTGCAGCTGGTCCTCCATCCGACCGACGACTCCGATCCGACGATCCGCATCCCGGTGGTGACCCCCGCATTGCACCTGTGA
- a CDS encoding ubiquitin-like protein Pup, with amino-acid sequence MAQEQTSRQGGGDSDDADSGAEAAGQERREKLAAETDDILDEIDGVLESNAEDFVRSYVQKGGQ; translated from the coding sequence ATGGCACAGGAACAGACCAGCCGACAGGGTGGCGGCGATTCGGATGATGCTGATTCGGGCGCCGAGGCGGCCGGTCAGGAGCGTCGCGAGAAACTGGCGGCCGAGACCGACGACATCCTCGACGAGATCGACGGTGTGCTCGAGTCCAACGCAGAGGACTTCGTTCGCTCGTACGTGCAAAAGGGCGGGCAGTGA
- a CDS encoding RNA polymerase sigma factor, with product MPTDTGAPVAAAEKSAAGRRASRGDSSGLPPIGTAAAPAGRTEGGAHVADPVADQVADQVARDRVPPPRPSSDKPRDLGDLVTQAALAFQDYRLGVAGGIDRLVKLVSPLLWHTARQCGLSTAEAEDSVQQTFLALVRRGDSISDPLAVVRWLTVTLRRQAWRDRAIVAQRSGKEPTDEDLPSAESAEHTAVLTDEQRRLWNHVSALPERCRRLLAVIAFSPRPDYAAIAKDMGMPVGSIGPTRGRCLDKLRTRLEGEEWS from the coding sequence ATGCCGACGGACACGGGAGCACCGGTGGCCGCCGCCGAGAAGTCGGCGGCTGGAAGGAGGGCCTCTCGGGGTGACTCCTCCGGACTGCCACCCATCGGAACCGCCGCCGCCCCGGCGGGCCGGACCGAAGGTGGCGCACACGTCGCCGACCCGGTCGCGGATCAGGTCGCCGACCAGGTCGCGCGGGACCGGGTGCCGCCACCACGGCCGTCGTCCGACAAACCCCGCGATCTCGGTGATCTGGTCACCCAGGCGGCTCTCGCGTTCCAGGACTACCGCCTCGGTGTGGCCGGCGGTATCGATCGTCTGGTCAAGCTGGTCAGCCCTCTGCTGTGGCACACCGCCCGGCAGTGCGGACTGTCCACGGCGGAGGCCGAGGACAGCGTCCAGCAGACCTTCCTCGCCCTGGTGCGACGCGGCGACTCGATCAGCGATCCTCTGGCCGTCGTCCGCTGGCTGACCGTGACCCTCCGGAGGCAGGCGTGGCGGGATCGCGCGATTGTCGCGCAGCGTTCGGGGAAAGAACCTACTGACGAGGATCTGCCGAGTGCTGAGTCCGCCGAGCACACGGCCGTGTTGACCGACGAGCAACGTCGGCTCTGGAACCACGTGTCCGCGTTGCCCGAACGGTGTCGACGTCTGCTGGCCGTGATCGCTTTCTCGCCTCGGCCCGACTACGCCGCCATTGCCAAGGACATGGGTATGCCGGTGGGCTCGATCGGCCCGACCAGGGGTCGTTGTCTGGACAAGCTCCGCACCCGACTGGAGGGCGAGGAATGGTCATGA